In one window of Agromyces badenianii DNA:
- the pknB gene encoding Stk1 family PASTA domain-containing Ser/Thr kinase, whose translation MTTAPVDPMIGRLIDGRYQVRSRIARGGMATVYLATDLRLERRVAIKIMHGHLADDNTFKTRFVQEARSAARLAHPNVVNVFDQGQDADMAYLVMEYLPGITLRDLLKDYKKLTPEQTVDIMDAVLAGLAAAHKAGIVHRDLKPENVLLADDGRIKLGDFGLARAASANTATGQALLGTIAYLSPELVTRGVADARSDIYAVGIMMYEMLTGEQPYVGEAPMAIAYQHANDQVPTPSSKNPGVPVELDELVLWATARDPEERPNDAREMLERLREVEPSIRSSQQPAVTQATMVLTNAASTDAATAETRVLGAGALPPAVASTATLESSEGEGTAALSKSADRRKRRGYWIIALVLLLTGLAAGTGWYFGAGPGALAQIPETATLAPEPATLVLEEAGFAVELGERNDPVVPAGQVSGTDPEAGEQARRGSTVTLFVSKGPSILAVPEVRGSPSAEARAALKDFTVVEPDVLQFSNDVAADLVIDVLDADGNSVGSEYAELGKLTLVVSAGPVPDVVGMAGADAEAALANAKLEFAYLEPVFDNSGEIADGHVFAAEPTTEVVRPGDTINLTLSKGQDLVAVPNVVGKTMAEAIALLEAAGLKASYELPDLFLPIATVKSQDPAGDSQAVRDSTVRLVGSLTL comes from the coding sequence CGTCTCATCGACGGCCGCTATCAGGTGCGCTCCCGGATCGCCCGCGGCGGCATGGCCACGGTGTACCTCGCGACCGACCTGCGGCTCGAGCGACGGGTCGCGATCAAGATCATGCACGGCCACTTGGCCGACGACAACACATTCAAGACCCGGTTCGTGCAAGAGGCACGCTCGGCGGCGCGACTCGCGCACCCGAACGTCGTGAACGTCTTCGATCAGGGCCAAGACGCCGACATGGCCTATCTCGTCATGGAGTACCTGCCCGGCATCACGCTCCGCGACCTGCTGAAGGACTATAAGAAGCTCACCCCCGAGCAGACCGTCGACATCATGGACGCCGTGCTCGCCGGGCTCGCCGCCGCGCACAAGGCGGGCATCGTGCACCGCGATCTGAAGCCCGAGAACGTGCTGCTCGCCGATGACGGCCGCATCAAGCTCGGCGACTTCGGCCTCGCCCGCGCCGCCAGCGCGAACACGGCGACCGGGCAGGCGCTGCTCGGCACGATCGCCTACCTCTCCCCCGAGCTCGTCACCCGCGGTGTCGCCGATGCACGCAGCGACATCTATGCCGTCGGCATCATGATGTACGAGATGCTGACCGGCGAGCAGCCCTACGTCGGCGAGGCGCCCATGGCGATCGCCTACCAGCACGCGAACGACCAGGTGCCGACGCCGAGTTCGAAGAACCCCGGCGTTCCCGTCGAACTCGACGAGCTCGTGCTCTGGGCCACCGCACGCGACCCCGAAGAACGCCCCAACGACGCCCGCGAGATGCTCGAGCGACTGCGCGAGGTCGAGCCGTCGATCCGCTCCTCGCAGCAACCGGCCGTGACCCAGGCGACGATGGTTCTGACGAATGCCGCGTCGACTGACGCCGCGACCGCAGAGACCCGCGTGCTCGGTGCGGGGGCGCTCCCGCCGGCCGTCGCATCGACGGCCACTCTCGAGTCGTCCGAAGGAGAAGGCACCGCAGCGCTCTCGAAGAGCGCCGACCGGCGCAAGCGGCGCGGCTACTGGATCATCGCCCTCGTGCTGCTCCTGACCGGCCTCGCCGCCGGAACCGGCTGGTACTTCGGTGCCGGGCCCGGCGCCCTCGCCCAGATTCCCGAGACGGCGACGCTGGCGCCCGAGCCTGCGACGCTCGTGCTCGAAGAGGCGGGGTTCGCCGTCGAGCTCGGTGAACGCAACGACCCGGTGGTGCCGGCCGGTCAGGTGTCGGGCACCGACCCCGAGGCCGGCGAGCAGGCGCGCCGCGGCTCGACCGTGACGCTCTTCGTCTCGAAGGGTCCGAGCATCCTGGCGGTGCCGGAGGTTCGCGGATCGCCGTCGGCAGAGGCCCGCGCGGCGCTGAAGGACTTCACGGTCGTCGAACCCGATGTGCTGCAGTTCTCGAACGACGTCGCCGCCGATCTCGTCATCGACGTGCTCGACGCCGACGGCAACTCCGTCGGGTCGGAGTACGCCGAACTCGGCAAGCTCACGCTCGTGGTCTCGGCAGGCCCTGTGCCAGACGTCGTCGGCATGGCCGGCGCCGACGCAGAGGCCGCGCTCGCCAATGCCAAACTCGAGTTCGCCTATCTCGAGCCGGTCTTCGACAACTCCGGTGAGATCGCCGACGGCCACGTCTTCGCCGCCGAGCCGACGACCGAGGTCGTTCGCCCGGGCGACACCATCAATCTCACCCTCTCGAAGGGGCAAGACCTCGTCGCGGTGCCGAACGTCGTGGGCAAGACGATGGCCGAGGCCATCGCCCTGCTCGAGGCGGCGGGCCTGAAGGCGAGTTACGAACTGCCCGACCTCTTCCTGCCGATCGCCACCGTGAAGTCGCAAGACCCGGCAGGCGACAGCCAAGCGGTGCGCGACAGCACGGTTCGTCTCGTGGGCTCGCTCACGCTCTGA